Proteins found in one Litorihabitans aurantiacus genomic segment:
- a CDS encoding S8 family serine peptidase, translated as MRSGAHGTHVAGTAAGWGVSADGATFQGDYGTLTAEDQLGMAIGPGAAPEADLVALKVFGCAGSTWVVGDALDWLGDPTNALAEQVTVVNLSLGETFGNADDPENDQIDALVAAGKSFVISAGNSGDVTEIAGSPGNANASIMVANSVSGTSDYAGISLTVDGVEDTAPSQYSIAYEFPDGPVGPSDVVALTPGSLAYNSGCETYSEEDAERVEGATVVVAWNDDAALPCGSAARTANAADAGAAGVLFSNVADGFATALTGADTIPTAQLFASDTADLLDYDAASGEITVLAPFSVTFDDTLVFRGVTVPESVDTLNASSSRGGHSVLGTNKPDVAAPGTSIVSANVGTGNGTLNYTGTSMAAPHAAGIVALTRQAHPGWTATQVKAGVVNTATHDVTLGEDVFGPQRVGSGRVDALAATSTSVIAYDKDNPAGVSLGFGVIEVDAPTSVTRTLEVFNSGDAAATVGVGYRPQTEVAGVTYRLSSESVTVPAGGTATVEVTLEVADPAAVRRTLDPTMDEIDPTFGDHREFVTSPQGWIELTGAPQADLLRVPVNAAVKPVSTTTAGPITFGTPQATSTAFGLAGTGLDGSGWLSIVAPFNLLAQSPQVEPADVRSRQAVDLRSIGISEYTVSGADGPEPQLAIGIETYAPWVTLGADVWLQVELETPRGTYTLVAEKAYAASTQTYADQTLAFLYDPDGEAIDAKWVDALTPEVDRNLFDSSAAALPVSLLSLGYTSEEVAAGVELGITVRGMARDLPGDTYDTVSDLSYTTGEGLVFGDGGAPVFEGLPGTSIDVTRPAPAPSTPRASSTEDLGPLDQRVETTPSGEKVLLLHLHNQAGKQGQIIDVGNVVPQVPATQTFTDVPENNQFYADITWLAQQGITTGWDTPTGKEFRPQAPIARDAMAVFLYRLAKPQNYTPPTTSPFIDVPTDNRYYTEIAWAYDAKITTGWDTPAGKEYRPLANINRDAIAAFVYRYAQQAGVDVDSYTTPSTAEFTDVTTTTQYFREISWLEDNGITTGWLNSDGSTYRFEPLSPVQRDAMAAFLYRLNTNVLS; from the coding sequence GTGCGCAGCGGCGCGCACGGCACGCACGTCGCCGGCACGGCGGCCGGCTGGGGCGTCTCGGCCGACGGCGCGACGTTCCAGGGTGACTACGGCACCCTGACGGCCGAGGATCAGCTCGGTATGGCGATCGGCCCCGGCGCCGCGCCCGAGGCCGACCTGGTCGCCCTCAAGGTGTTCGGGTGCGCGGGCAGCACCTGGGTGGTCGGGGACGCCCTCGACTGGCTCGGCGACCCGACGAACGCTCTCGCCGAGCAGGTGACGGTGGTCAACCTGTCGCTGGGCGAGACGTTCGGCAACGCCGACGACCCGGAGAACGACCAGATCGACGCACTGGTGGCGGCGGGCAAGTCGTTCGTCATCTCCGCCGGCAACTCGGGTGACGTCACCGAGATCGCAGGTTCGCCCGGCAACGCGAACGCCTCGATCATGGTGGCCAACTCCGTCAGCGGCACGAGTGACTACGCCGGCATCTCCCTCACGGTCGACGGTGTCGAGGACACCGCACCCTCCCAGTACTCGATCGCCTACGAGTTCCCCGACGGCCCGGTCGGGCCCTCGGACGTGGTCGCCCTCACCCCTGGGTCGCTCGCCTACAACTCGGGCTGCGAGACGTACAGCGAGGAGGACGCCGAGCGCGTCGAGGGTGCGACCGTCGTCGTCGCCTGGAACGACGACGCCGCGCTGCCCTGCGGCTCAGCCGCACGCACGGCCAACGCCGCGGACGCGGGTGCGGCCGGTGTGCTGTTCTCCAACGTCGCCGACGGCTTCGCCACCGCCCTCACCGGCGCGGACACCATCCCGACCGCCCAGCTGTTCGCGTCGGACACGGCTGATCTGCTCGACTACGACGCCGCCAGCGGCGAGATCACGGTGCTCGCGCCCTTCAGCGTGACGTTCGACGACACCCTCGTGTTCCGCGGCGTGACGGTCCCGGAGAGCGTCGACACGCTCAACGCCAGCTCCTCGCGCGGCGGCCACAGCGTCCTGGGGACGAACAAGCCCGACGTCGCGGCGCCGGGGACCTCGATCGTCTCGGCGAACGTCGGCACGGGCAACGGCACCCTCAACTACACCGGCACCTCCATGGCGGCACCGCACGCCGCCGGGATCGTGGCCCTGACGCGTCAGGCCCATCCCGGGTGGACCGCGACCCAGGTCAAGGCGGGCGTGGTGAACACCGCCACCCACGACGTGACGCTCGGGGAGGACGTCTTCGGACCGCAGCGCGTGGGATCCGGTCGAGTCGACGCCCTCGCCGCCACCTCGACCTCAGTCATCGCCTACGACAAGGACAACCCGGCCGGCGTCTCGCTGGGTTTCGGTGTGATCGAGGTCGACGCACCCACGAGCGTCACCAGGACTCTCGAGGTGTTCAACAGCGGTGACGCCGCGGCGACGGTCGGTGTCGGCTACCGCCCGCAGACCGAGGTCGCCGGCGTCACCTACCGGCTGTCGTCGGAGAGCGTCACGGTCCCCGCCGGGGGTACCGCGACCGTCGAGGTGACGCTCGAGGTCGCCGACCCCGCCGCGGTGCGGCGGACGCTGGACCCGACCATGGACGAGATCGACCCCACCTTCGGCGACCACCGGGAGTTCGTCACCTCTCCCCAGGGGTGGATCGAGCTCACCGGTGCTCCGCAGGCCGACCTCCTGCGTGTCCCGGTGAACGCGGCCGTGAAGCCTGTGAGCACGACGACCGCGGGCCCGATCACCTTCGGGACCCCGCAGGCCACCAGCACCGCCTTCGGGCTCGCCGGCACCGGGCTGGACGGAAGCGGCTGGCTCTCGATCGTCGCGCCGTTCAACCTCCTGGCGCAGTCACCGCAGGTCGAACCGGCCGACGTCCGCAGCCGTCAGGCGGTCGACCTCAGGTCGATCGGGATCTCCGAGTACACGGTCAGCGGCGCCGACGGTCCCGAGCCGCAGCTCGCCATCGGGATCGAGACCTACGCGCCCTGGGTGACGCTCGGCGCGGACGTGTGGTTGCAGGTCGAGCTGGAGACCCCTCGCGGGACGTACACGCTCGTGGCCGAGAAGGCGTACGCCGCCAGCACCCAGACCTACGCCGACCAGACACTCGCCTTCCTCTACGACCCGGACGGCGAGGCCATCGACGCCAAGTGGGTCGACGCCCTCACCCCGGAGGTCGACCGCAACCTCTTCGACTCGAGCGCCGCGGCGCTCCCGGTGTCACTGCTCTCGCTCGGCTACACGTCGGAGGAGGTGGCGGCGGGTGTCGAGCTCGGGATCACGGTCCGGGGCATGGCGCGGGATCTTCCGGGGGACACCTACGACACGGTCAGCGACCTGTCGTACACGACGGGTGAGGGTCTGGTGTTCGGTGACGGAGGCGCGCCGGTGTTCGAGGGTCTGCCGGGGACGTCGATCGACGTCACCCGCCCGGCCCCCGCGCCCAGCACTCCCCGGGCTTCCAGCACCGAGGACCTCGGCCCGCTGGACCAGCGCGTGGAGACCACCCCCTCCGGGGAGAAGGTCCTCCTGCTCCACCTGCACAACCAGGCAGGCAAGCAGGGCCAGATCATCGACGTCGGCAACGTCGTGCCACAGGTCCCCGCCACCCAGACCTTCACCGACGTCCCGGAGAACAACCAGTTCTACGCCGACATCACCTGGCTCGCCCAGCAGGGCATCACCACCGGATGGGACACCCCCACCGGCAAGGAGTTCCGCCCCCAGGCACCCATCGCCCGCGACGCCATGGCCGTCTTCCTCTACCGCCTGGCCAAACCCCAGAACTACACCCCACCCACCACCTCACCCTTCATCGACGTCCCCACCGACAACCGCTACTACACCGAGATCGCCTGGGCGTACGACGCCAAGATCACCACCGGATGGGACACCCCCGCCGGCAAGGAGTACCGCCCCCTGGCGAACATCAACCGCGACGCCATCGCCGCCTTCGTCTACCGCTACGCCCAGCAGGCCGGCGTCGACGTGGACAGCTACACCACACCCTCCACCGCCGAGTTCACGGACGTCACCACGACCACGCAGTACTTCCGTGAGATCAGCTGGCTCGAGGACAACGGCATCACCACGGGTTGGCTGAACTCGGACGGTTCGACCTACCGGTTCGAGCCGCTCAGCCCCGTCCAGCGCGACGCCATGGCCGCCTTCCTCTACCGCCTGAACACCAACGTGCTGTCCTAG
- a CDS encoding COX15/CtaA family protein: MTFVVAVANLVAQSVIILTGGVVRLTASGLGCSTWPECEPGEFTPVFHEATTLHPFIEFGNRTLTGVLVVIALALAVLILFSPATRARTVRFRILGLVPLVGVLVQALIGGITVLVDLHPAVVGGHFLISAALVWGSAVLVARLREGDGARRPRLLASGWRAAVLRAVPAGFGLLTAVVVVLGVITTGAGPHSGDSEVGYRFPVDPALMARLHAVSVWVFVLALAGVLVVLHHRGVRAAETTSDADDADARTTLARVRRTWWILAVVTLAQGGIGYTQYFTGLPIGLVAIHLIGSAGLVTAVTFAVLSLRTRGAAEDADTPWASGRDHVRA, from the coding sequence GTGACGTTCGTCGTCGCGGTCGCCAACCTCGTGGCGCAGTCCGTGATCATCCTCACCGGCGGCGTCGTGCGACTGACGGCCTCCGGGCTCGGGTGCTCCACCTGGCCCGAGTGTGAACCGGGCGAGTTCACCCCCGTGTTCCACGAGGCGACGACGCTGCACCCCTTCATCGAGTTCGGCAACCGCACCCTGACCGGGGTGCTCGTCGTGATCGCGCTCGCGCTCGCCGTCCTCATCCTCTTCTCCCCCGCGACCCGCGCACGCACCGTGCGCTTCCGCATCCTCGGGCTGGTCCCGCTCGTCGGCGTGCTGGTCCAGGCGCTGATCGGGGGTATCACGGTCCTGGTGGACCTCCACCCGGCAGTCGTCGGCGGCCACTTCCTCATCTCGGCCGCCCTCGTCTGGGGATCGGCCGTGCTGGTGGCCCGACTTCGCGAGGGTGACGGTGCGCGCCGGCCCCGGCTCCTCGCGAGCGGCTGGCGGGCCGCCGTCCTGCGCGCCGTGCCCGCCGGGTTCGGCCTGCTCACCGCCGTCGTGGTCGTGCTCGGCGTGATCACGACCGGCGCCGGCCCGCACTCGGGCGACTCCGAGGTCGGCTACCGGTTCCCGGTCGACCCGGCGCTGATGGCCCGGCTGCACGCCGTCTCGGTGTGGGTCTTCGTCCTGGCCCTCGCCGGGGTGCTCGTGGTCCTGCACCACCGCGGGGTGCGGGCGGCCGAGACCACCAGCGACGCCGACGACGCCGACGCCCGAACCACCCTCGCCCGGGTCCGCCGCACCTGGTGGATCCTCGCCGTCGTGACGCTCGCGCAGGGCGGAATCGGCTACACCCAGTACTTCACCGGGCTCCCGATCGGGCTCGTGGCGATCCACCTCATCGGCTCGGCCGGGCTCGTCACCGCCGTCACCTTCGCGGTGCTCTCCCTGCGGACCCGCGGCGCCGCCGAGGACGCCGACACACCGTGGGCCTCAGGCAGGGATCACGTCCGGGCGTAG
- a CDS encoding NUDIX domain-containing protein — MSGPTAAGAADGSLTSGASSVIADERRERPVVASETVLDGAIFDVERRRVDLDEAGVVTREFVTHPGAVAVVALDDEGRVAMIRQYRVPVAAHLWEIPAGLLDAGPEESLLLAAQRELAEEIDLRAARWDVLVDQASSAGMTTEVVRVFLARDLSAAPAGDFVREGEEAEIELRWVPLADAVDAVLAGAVHSVSAVVGLLAAERAQRSGFAALRPVTAASLLRPDVIPA, encoded by the coding sequence GTGAGCGGTCCGACGGCGGCGGGCGCCGCTGACGGGAGCCTCACGAGCGGCGCCTCGTCCGTCATCGCGGACGAGCGGCGCGAGCGGCCCGTCGTCGCGAGCGAGACCGTTCTGGACGGCGCGATCTTCGACGTCGAGCGCCGGCGGGTCGACCTGGACGAGGCCGGGGTGGTGACGCGGGAGTTCGTCACGCACCCCGGGGCGGTCGCCGTCGTCGCCCTCGACGACGAGGGCCGCGTGGCCATGATCCGGCAGTACCGCGTCCCGGTCGCCGCCCACCTGTGGGAGATCCCCGCCGGGCTGCTGGACGCCGGGCCGGAGGAGTCCCTCCTGCTGGCCGCGCAGCGCGAGCTCGCCGAGGAGATCGATCTGCGTGCGGCGCGCTGGGACGTGCTGGTGGACCAGGCCAGCTCGGCCGGGATGACCACCGAGGTGGTGCGCGTGTTCCTGGCGCGCGACCTGTCGGCGGCGCCCGCCGGGGACTTCGTCCGCGAGGGCGAGGAGGCCGAGATCGAGCTGCGCTGGGTGCCGCTGGCCGACGCCGTCGACGCCGTGCTGGCGGGCGCGGTGCACAGCGTGAGCGCCGTCGTCGGTCTGCTCGCGGCCGAGCGGGCGCAGCGGTCGGGCTTCGCCGCTCTGCGGCCGGTGACGGCCGCGTCCCTCCTACGCCCGGACGTGATCCCTGCCTGA
- a CDS encoding CTP synthase: MEHSRRNLASSPSSVTKHVFVTGGVVSSLGKGLTASSLGQLLRARGMRVTMQKLDPYLNVDPGTMNPFQHGEVFVTEDGAETDLDIGHYERFLDVELDQGSNVTTGQVYSTVIAKERRGEYLGDTVQVIPHITDEIKTRMRARAHDDDAPDVIITEIGGTVGDIESQPFLEAARQVRQDVGRANVFFLHVSLVPYIGPSKELKTKPTQHSVAALRSIGIQPDAIVCRSDRPLPEGIKTKIAAMCDVDDEAVVNCADAPSIYDIPKVIHSEGLDAYVVRRLGLPFRDVDWTTWGSVLDAVHHPRDEVEIALVGKYVGLPDAYLSVTEAMRAGGFANDARVTIRWVESDQCETPEGARRALEGVDAVLVPGGFGVRGIEGKLGALTYARRNLVPTLGICLGLQCMVIEYARTELGLPEASSSEFDPATPDPVVATMAEQLAIVGGDGDLGGTMRLGSYEAVLTPGSVAAATYGAERVTERHRHRYEVNNAYRERLEEAGLRISGTSPDSSLVEFVELPADVHPYYIATQAHPEFKSRPTRAHELFSGLVDAALARQRDTRLLEVEQVR; this comes from the coding sequence GTGGAACACTCCAGACGGAACCTTGCCAGCAGCCCCTCGAGCGTCACGAAGCACGTCTTCGTCACGGGTGGGGTGGTCTCCTCCCTCGGGAAGGGCCTGACGGCCTCGAGCCTCGGCCAGCTCCTGCGGGCGCGCGGGATGCGCGTCACGATGCAGAAGCTCGACCCCTACCTGAACGTGGACCCGGGGACGATGAACCCGTTCCAGCACGGTGAGGTCTTCGTCACGGAGGACGGCGCCGAGACCGATCTCGACATCGGTCACTACGAGCGCTTCCTCGACGTCGAGCTCGACCAGGGCTCCAACGTCACCACCGGCCAGGTCTACTCCACGGTCATCGCCAAGGAGCGACGCGGCGAGTACCTCGGCGACACCGTGCAGGTCATCCCGCACATCACCGACGAGATCAAGACGCGCATGCGGGCGCGGGCGCACGACGACGACGCGCCCGACGTGATCATCACCGAGATCGGGGGCACGGTCGGCGACATCGAGAGCCAGCCGTTCCTCGAGGCCGCGCGCCAGGTGCGCCAGGACGTCGGCCGCGCCAACGTCTTCTTCCTCCACGTCTCCCTCGTGCCCTACATCGGCCCGAGCAAGGAGCTCAAGACCAAGCCGACGCAGCACTCCGTGGCCGCCCTGCGCAGCATCGGCATCCAGCCGGACGCGATCGTGTGCCGCTCCGACCGGCCGCTGCCCGAGGGCATCAAGACGAAGATCGCGGCGATGTGCGACGTCGACGACGAGGCCGTGGTCAACTGCGCCGACGCGCCGAGCATCTACGACATCCCCAAGGTCATCCACTCCGAGGGCCTGGACGCCTACGTGGTGCGCCGCCTCGGCCTGCCGTTCCGCGACGTCGACTGGACCACCTGGGGGTCGGTGCTCGACGCCGTGCACCACCCGCGCGACGAGGTCGAGATCGCGCTCGTCGGCAAGTACGTCGGCCTGCCCGACGCCTACCTGTCCGTCACCGAGGCGATGCGCGCCGGTGGTTTCGCCAACGACGCCCGGGTGACGATCCGCTGGGTCGAGTCCGACCAGTGCGAGACGCCGGAGGGCGCGCGCAGGGCCCTCGAGGGCGTTGACGCCGTGCTGGTTCCCGGCGGGTTCGGCGTGCGCGGGATCGAGGGCAAGCTCGGCGCGCTGACCTACGCGCGCCGCAACCTCGTGCCCACGCTCGGGATCTGCCTGGGCCTGCAGTGCATGGTGATCGAGTACGCGCGCACCGAGCTGGGCCTGCCCGAGGCGTCCTCCTCGGAGTTCGACCCGGCCACGCCCGACCCGGTCGTCGCGACGATGGCCGAGCAGCTCGCGATCGTGGGCGGCGACGGCGACCTCGGCGGCACCATGCGGCTGGGCTCCTACGAGGCCGTGCTGACCCCGGGGTCGGTCGCCGCCGCGACGTACGGCGCCGAGCGGGTCACCGAGCGCCACCGCCACCGCTACGAGGTGAACAACGCCTACCGCGAGCGTCTGGAGGAGGCGGGGCTGCGGATCAGCGGGACCTCGCCGGACTCCTCGCTCGTGGAGTTCGTCGAGCTCCCGGCCGACGTGCACCCCTACTACATCGCCACGCAGGCGCACCCCGAGTTCAAGTCGCGCCCCACGCGGGCGCACGAGCTCTTCAGCGGACTGGTCGACGCCGCACTCGCGCGGCAGCGCGACACGCGTCTGCTCGAGGTCGAGCAGGTCCGGTGA
- a CDS encoding glycosyltransferase family 4 protein, with translation MTRILQVVGHAAGGIGVHVADLSAGLRAAGDAVRVVVPAATAGRFDLGDAGSGGVDTRAWPVRSSPQAYARGLARLRRVVRASDVVHAHGHQAGLTALLAAAGTGVPVVVSWHNAILARRGPGALAERWQARRAALVTGASQDLVDRAAALGARRSELAPVAAPAAGRFDGDRAAARAVVRRALRERGESGADPATDPATEPASDDGEVWILTVSRIAPQKDLGVLVEAARLVQREGAATAVRWFVVGDGDAPLRAELERAAEGLPFHLVGAREDVPAWMAAADVLVVPSRWEARALVVQEALAAGLPVVATDVGGLPELVTGCGSLVPVGHAPAIAAAVTHLVTHPERRADLAARARERFAQLPTSADVVSAWRERYASLAPAKR, from the coding sequence ATGACCAGGATCCTCCAGGTCGTCGGCCACGCGGCCGGCGGCATCGGCGTGCACGTGGCGGACCTGTCCGCGGGCCTGCGCGCCGCCGGCGACGCCGTGCGGGTCGTCGTGCCCGCCGCGACCGCGGGCAGGTTCGACCTGGGCGACGCGGGCAGCGGCGGCGTCGACACGCGGGCCTGGCCCGTGCGCTCCTCGCCGCAGGCCTACGCCCGCGGGCTCGCCCGCCTGCGCCGCGTGGTGCGCGCCAGCGACGTCGTCCACGCCCACGGGCACCAGGCCGGCCTGACGGCGCTGCTGGCCGCCGCCGGCACCGGGGTCCCCGTCGTCGTCTCCTGGCACAACGCGATCCTCGCGCGGCGCGGTCCCGGCGCCCTGGCCGAGCGGTGGCAGGCGCGTCGCGCGGCGCTCGTCACGGGCGCGTCGCAGGACCTCGTGGACCGCGCGGCCGCGCTCGGGGCCCGCCGCAGCGAGCTCGCTCCCGTCGCCGCGCCCGCCGCGGGGAGGTTCGACGGCGATCGTGCGGCGGCGCGCGCCGTCGTGCGCCGTGCGCTGCGCGAGCGGGGCGAGAGCGGTGCCGACCCCGCGACCGACCCCGCGACGGAGCCCGCGAGCGACGACGGCGAGGTGTGGATCCTCACGGTCTCGCGCATCGCGCCGCAGAAGGACCTCGGCGTGCTCGTCGAGGCCGCGCGGCTCGTGCAGCGCGAGGGTGCCGCGACGGCGGTGCGCTGGTTCGTCGTCGGCGACGGCGACGCACCCCTGCGCGCGGAGCTCGAGCGCGCCGCGGAGGGCCTGCCGTTCCACCTCGTGGGGGCGCGCGAGGACGTCCCGGCCTGGATGGCCGCGGCCGACGTCCTGGTGGTGCCGAGCCGGTGGGAGGCGCGCGCCCTGGTGGTCCAGGAGGCCCTCGCGGCGGGTCTGCCCGTGGTGGCGACCGACGTCGGCGGCCTCCCGGAGCTCGTGACCGGGTGCGGTTCCCTCGTGCCGGTCGGCCACGCGCCGGCGATCGCGGCCGCCGTGACCCACCTGGTGACGCACCCCGAGCGGCGGGCCGACCTCGCCGCGCGAGCGCGCGAGCGGTTCGCGCAGCTGCCGACGTCGGCCGACGTCGTCTCGGCGTGGCGCGAGCGCTACGCGTCGCTGGCCCCGGCGAAGCGGTAG
- a CDS encoding lipid II flippase MurJ codes for MAGAVVPLLAGPLAKHLRRDVDRTASALLTWAVLVLVPVAVATFLAAPLAVRALSGPSAPDDQVELATTLLRIFTVQIPLYGVGVVLSGVLQAHRRFVWPALAPLLSSLVVMLSYGLVGLWAPSDPTAAELTTAAVAALGWGTTAGVVVLSLPLLLPVARLGVRLRPTLRFPDGVAARARSLALAGMGGLLAQQVSVVVAVRVANTFGSTDGTLNVHQYAQAVVLLPYAVLAVPVATAMFPRLAEHAAAGRREALARESALSTRVIVVVAAAGAAALVAAAGRVEQVFGVYARGSSGVEGMAAAIVGGAAGVVGLALVFHLSRVLYAVEHNRTALVAISAGWLTVALSAVAGALLLVGTAPDGGDSVTTLAVLGAATSVGTLAGSLALLAGVRHALGADAVAGVGRTALVSLVGAAAGALAGGWLAGLGPTAQGGSGLGAALGLGAAGGLVAGAIALGVAALGDRQALARLRHARGGTAPTR; via the coding sequence CTGGCCGGCGCCGTCGTCCCGCTGCTGGCCGGACCGCTCGCGAAGCACCTGCGCCGCGACGTCGACCGCACGGCCTCGGCGCTGCTGACGTGGGCGGTGCTCGTCCTGGTCCCGGTCGCGGTCGCCACCTTCCTGGCCGCACCCCTGGCGGTGCGGGCGCTCTCGGGTCCGTCCGCGCCGGACGACCAGGTGGAGCTCGCCACGACGCTCCTGCGCATCTTCACCGTCCAGATCCCGCTCTACGGCGTCGGGGTGGTCCTCTCGGGCGTGCTGCAGGCGCACCGCCGCTTCGTGTGGCCGGCGCTCGCGCCGCTGCTGTCCAGCCTCGTCGTCATGCTGTCCTACGGCCTCGTGGGGCTGTGGGCGCCGTCGGACCCGACCGCGGCCGAGCTGACCACGGCCGCCGTCGCCGCGCTGGGTTGGGGCACGACCGCCGGCGTCGTCGTCCTCAGCCTCCCGCTGCTGCTCCCCGTCGCGCGGCTCGGGGTGCGGCTGCGTCCCACGCTCCGCTTCCCCGATGGCGTGGCGGCGCGGGCGCGATCGCTCGCCCTGGCCGGGATGGGCGGCCTGCTCGCGCAGCAGGTCAGCGTCGTCGTCGCCGTCCGCGTGGCCAACACCTTCGGGTCCACGGACGGCACGCTCAACGTCCACCAGTACGCCCAGGCCGTCGTCCTGCTGCCCTACGCCGTGCTCGCCGTCCCGGTCGCGACCGCGATGTTCCCCCGGCTGGCCGAGCACGCGGCCGCGGGCCGCCGCGAGGCGCTCGCGCGCGAGAGCGCGCTGTCCACACGCGTGATCGTCGTCGTCGCCGCGGCGGGGGCGGCCGCGCTGGTGGCCGCCGCCGGGCGCGTGGAGCAGGTGTTCGGCGTCTACGCCCGCGGCAGCTCCGGGGTCGAGGGCATGGCGGCCGCGATCGTCGGCGGCGCCGCCGGCGTCGTCGGGCTCGCCCTGGTCTTCCACCTCTCGCGCGTGCTCTACGCGGTCGAGCACAACCGCACCGCGCTGGTCGCGATCAGCGCGGGCTGGCTCACGGTGGCGCTGAGCGCCGTCGCGGGAGCGCTGCTCCTGGTGGGCACGGCGCCGGACGGCGGCGACTCGGTCACGACCCTCGCGGTCCTCGGCGCGGCGACCAGCGTAGGGACGCTCGCCGGGTCGCTCGCCCTGCTGGCGGGCGTGCGGCACGCGCTCGGTGCGGACGCCGTCGCGGGTGTCGGCCGGACCGCGCTCGTCTCGCTCGTGGGCGCCGCGGCCGGTGCGCTCGCCGGAGGCTGGCTCGCCGGTCTCGGCCCGACGGCGCAGGGCGGCTCCGGCCTCGGCGCGGCGCTCGGCCTCGGGGCCGCGGGAGGCCTCGTGGCCGGCGCGATCGCCCTCGGCGTCGCGGCGCTCGGGGACCGCCAGGCGCTCGCGCGGCTGCGGCACGCGCGCGGCGGAACCGCCCCCACCCGTTGA
- a CDS encoding copper transporter: MIDFRYHLVSLISVFLALAVGIVLGAGPLRGTISDQLTGQVEGLREEMGALRAEIDENRASMADTTAFIESAAPALLDGVLPGYRVAVATFPGVTDDVTSAVSQRLEESGAEITARVELTADWADPEAEDVRDEVAAAVRADVPGATAADTSDVVLGSALALALTGASAGDPRQPSADAQAVLTALTEPSSDADALVRVEGQAAPADLVIVLTTPQVAPESGATADPALEPTNVTWALTLAALAEQSPTVVAGYAAIDTDTLIRVRGERSVATVDGLDTVAGQVTVPLVLAAVAADEEPAPYGFGIGAQDPLPARQELSGPPALEPAPDPTSGSGDDEGATDGTDDTEGSGAEDGTPTGATDASTAPEDASSLLDGLAGVGAGGDGR, encoded by the coding sequence GTGATCGACTTCCGCTACCACCTCGTCTCGCTCATCTCGGTCTTCCTCGCGCTCGCCGTCGGCATCGTGCTCGGCGCGGGTCCGCTGCGCGGCACGATCTCCGACCAGCTCACCGGCCAGGTCGAGGGGCTGCGCGAGGAGATGGGCGCGCTGCGCGCGGAGATCGACGAGAACCGTGCCTCGATGGCGGACACGACCGCCTTCATCGAGAGCGCGGCGCCCGCGCTGCTCGACGGCGTGCTCCCGGGCTACCGCGTCGCCGTCGCGACCTTCCCCGGCGTGACCGACGACGTCACCTCCGCCGTGTCGCAGCGGCTGGAGGAGTCCGGCGCGGAGATCACGGCTCGGGTCGAGCTCACCGCCGACTGGGCGGACCCCGAGGCCGAGGACGTGCGCGACGAGGTCGCGGCTGCCGTCCGGGCGGACGTCCCCGGCGCGACCGCGGCGGACACGAGCGACGTCGTTCTCGGCAGCGCGCTCGCGCTCGCCCTGACCGGGGCGAGCGCGGGCGACCCGCGCCAGCCGTCGGCCGACGCCCAGGCGGTGCTCACCGCGCTGACCGAGCCGTCGAGTGACGCCGACGCCCTCGTCCGGGTCGAGGGGCAGGCCGCGCCGGCCGATCTCGTCATCGTCCTCACGACGCCGCAGGTCGCCCCCGAGTCGGGTGCCACCGCGGACCCCGCGCTCGAGCCGACGAATGTGACCTGGGCGCTCACCCTCGCCGCGCTGGCCGAGCAGAGCCCGACGGTGGTCGCCGGATACGCCGCGATCGACACCGACACCCTCATCCGCGTCCGCGGCGAGCGGAGCGTCGCGACCGTCGACGGGCTGGACACGGTGGCCGGCCAGGTGACTGTGCCGCTGGTGCTCGCGGCGGTCGCGGCCGACGAGGAGCCCGCCCCGTACGGCTTCGGGATCGGGGCCCAGGACCCGCTTCCGGCCCGGCAGGAGCTGAGCGGCCCTCCCGCGCTCGAGCCGGCCCCGGATCCGACGTCGGGTTCCGGTGACGACGAGGGGGCGACCGACGGGACCGACGACACCGAGGGCTCCGGGGCGGAGGACGGGACGCCGACCGGCGCCACGGACGCGTCGACCGCACCGGAGGACGCCAGCAGCCTGCTCGACGGACTCGCGGGCGTCGGCGCGGGCGGGGACGGCCGGTGA